A single window of Vigna unguiculata cultivar IT97K-499-35 chromosome 1, ASM411807v1, whole genome shotgun sequence DNA harbors:
- the LOC114175281 gene encoding protein N-lysine methyltransferase METTL21A isoform X2, translating into MEERGTQHKQEEEEEEIVCLDASFFVDDNYQLTNFTFGSQDIQLFCLHSASRQLVWPGAMLLNDYLSKNVKMLQGCTVIELGSGVGITGILCSRFCHKVVMTDHNEEVLKILKKNIELHSCPENVNSISHELVAEKLEWGNTGQINEILQKHPGGFDFVLGADICFQQSSIPMLFDSVKQLLLAREGRKCTFILAYVSRAKTMDSMIIIEASKLRMKMKEVTGTRCIVGNLEGVVFEVTLE; encoded by the exons ATGGAAGAAAGAGGCACTCAACACAaacaggaagaagaagaagaagaaatcgTTTGCTTAGACGCATCGTTCTTCGTAGATGACAA ttACCAGCTGACAAATTTCACTTTCGGTTCGCAAGATATTCAGCTCTTCTGTCTGCATTCTGCTTCTA GGCAGTTGGTGTGGCCTGGAGCCATGTTGTTGAATGATTACCTTTCAAAAAATGTTAAGATGCTTCAGGGTTGTACTGTTATTGAATTAGGTTCTGGTGTTG GTATTACTGGAATACTTTGCAGCAGATTCTGCCATAAAGTTGTGATGACAGATCATAATGAAGAAGTGCTTAAG ATCTTGAAGAAAAACATAGAGCTGCATTCATGTCCTGAGAATGTTAACTCTATTTCTCACG AATTAGTAGCAGAGAAACTGGAATGGGGGAACACTGGTCagataaatgaaatattacaaaaacatcCTGGAGGTTTTGATTTCGTACTTGGAGCTGATATAT GCTTTCAGCAGTCTAGCATACCTATGCTTTTTGACAGTGTTAAACAACTACTGCTGGCCAGAGAGGGAAGAAAGTGCACATTCATCCTAGCCTATGTGTCAAGAGCTAAGAC CATGGATTCGATGATTATCATTGAAGCTTCCAAGCTTCGAATGAAGATGAAAGAAGTAACTGGAACTCGATGCATTGTTGGGAATCTTGAAGGAGTCGTCTTTGAAGTTACTCTTGAATAA
- the LOC114177853 gene encoding Holliday junction resolvase MOC1, chloroplastic-like isoform X1, with translation MESLQFTPHYHQFPIHFTNKLSPKLKPKIFFRAFSVSSSHSVSSSTLTQTQNLSDPPIVVPEKKRRVKVSDTQFKENWLASLSYPFPEKTPLLNSEHDPTQQNDGFKWVLGIDPDVSGAVALLKTNGSVCSAQVFDSPHVKILVGQKNRTRRRLDAKSVVQLVRSFDAPIGTTAYIEQSLPFPQDGKQGWWSGGFGYGLWIGILVASGFSVIPVPSFTWKAKFELSGSMTSKDDSRRLASTLFPSLTSMLSRKKDHGRAEALLIAAYGQDQSKSLESSCCDKFET, from the exons ATGGAATCCCTACAATTCACACCGCATTACCACCAATTCCCAATCCATTTTACTAACAAACTCTCTCCCAAACTCAAACCCAAAATCTTCTTCAGGGCCTTTTCTGTTTCTTCTTCTCATTCTGTTTCTTCTTCCACTCTCACCCAAACCCAGAATCTGAGTGACCCTCCAATCGTAGTTCCTGAGAAAAAGCGCAGGGTTAAGGTTTCTGATACCCAATTCAAAGAGAATTGGTTAGCTTCACTCTCTTACCCTTTTCCAGAAAAGACCCCTCTTTTGAATTCTGAGCATGACCCGACCCAACAAAATGACGGGTTCAAATGGGTCCTTGGAATTGACCCAGATGTCTCTGGTGCAGTTGCACTGTTGAAAACTAACGGTTCCGTTTGTTCAGCTCAG GTATTTGACTCTCCTCATGTGAAAATACTGGTTGGCCAGAAAAATAGGACTCGAAGGCGCTTAGATGCGAAGTCTGTTGTTCAGTTAGTTCGTAGTTTTGATGCTCCAATTg GAACCACTGCGTATATAGAGCAGTCGCTCCCTTTTCCACAAGATGGGAAACAG GGCTGGTGGAGTGGAGGATTTGGATATGGGCTATGGATTGGCATCTTAGTTGCCTCAGGGTTTTCTGTTATTCCAGTGCCATCTTTCACTTGGAAAGCAAAATTTGAACTCTCTGGAAGCATGACTTCTAAG GATGATAGCAGGAGACTTGCATCCACATTATTTCCATCACTGACTTCCATGTTAAGTAGGAAAAAAGATCATG GAAGGGCAGAGGCTTTACTAATTGCAGCATATGGTCAAGATCAAAGCAAAAGCTTGGAATCATCTTGTTGTGACAAATTTGAAACCTGA
- the LOC114177853 gene encoding Holliday junction resolvase MOC1, chloroplastic-like isoform X2 — MESLQFTPHYHQFPIHFTNKLSPKLKPKIFFRAFSVSSSHSVSSSTLTQTQNLSDPPIVVPEKKRRVKVSDTQFKENWLASLSYPFPEKTPLLNSEHDPTQQNDGFKWVLGIDPDVSGAVALLKTNGSVCSAQVFDSPHVKILVGQKNRTRRRLDAKSVVQLVRSFDAPIGTTAYIEQSLPFPQDGKQGWWSGGFGYGLWIGILVASGFSVIPVPSFTWKAKFELSGSMTSKEGQRLY; from the exons ATGGAATCCCTACAATTCACACCGCATTACCACCAATTCCCAATCCATTTTACTAACAAACTCTCTCCCAAACTCAAACCCAAAATCTTCTTCAGGGCCTTTTCTGTTTCTTCTTCTCATTCTGTTTCTTCTTCCACTCTCACCCAAACCCAGAATCTGAGTGACCCTCCAATCGTAGTTCCTGAGAAAAAGCGCAGGGTTAAGGTTTCTGATACCCAATTCAAAGAGAATTGGTTAGCTTCACTCTCTTACCCTTTTCCAGAAAAGACCCCTCTTTTGAATTCTGAGCATGACCCGACCCAACAAAATGACGGGTTCAAATGGGTCCTTGGAATTGACCCAGATGTCTCTGGTGCAGTTGCACTGTTGAAAACTAACGGTTCCGTTTGTTCAGCTCAG GTATTTGACTCTCCTCATGTGAAAATACTGGTTGGCCAGAAAAATAGGACTCGAAGGCGCTTAGATGCGAAGTCTGTTGTTCAGTTAGTTCGTAGTTTTGATGCTCCAATTg GAACCACTGCGTATATAGAGCAGTCGCTCCCTTTTCCACAAGATGGGAAACAG GGCTGGTGGAGTGGAGGATTTGGATATGGGCTATGGATTGGCATCTTAGTTGCCTCAGGGTTTTCTGTTATTCCAGTGCCATCTTTCACTTGGAAAGCAAAATTTGAACTCTCTGGAAGCATGACTTCTAAG GAAGGGCAGAGGCTTTACTAA
- the LOC114175281 gene encoding protein N-lysine methyltransferase METTL21A isoform X1, protein MEERGTQHKQEEEEEEIVCLDASFFVDDNYQLTNFTFGSQDIQLFCLHSASTDFDLTGQLVWPGAMLLNDYLSKNVKMLQGCTVIELGSGVGITGILCSRFCHKVVMTDHNEEVLKILKKNIELHSCPENVNSISHELVAEKLEWGNTGQINEILQKHPGGFDFVLGADICFQQSSIPMLFDSVKQLLLAREGRKCTFILAYVSRAKTMDSMIIIEASKLRMKMKEVTGTRCIVGNLEGVVFEVTLE, encoded by the exons ATGGAAGAAAGAGGCACTCAACACAaacaggaagaagaagaagaagaaatcgTTTGCTTAGACGCATCGTTCTTCGTAGATGACAA ttACCAGCTGACAAATTTCACTTTCGGTTCGCAAGATATTCAGCTCTTCTGTCTGCATTCTGCTTCTA CTGATTTTGATTTGACAGGGCAGTTGGTGTGGCCTGGAGCCATGTTGTTGAATGATTACCTTTCAAAAAATGTTAAGATGCTTCAGGGTTGTACTGTTATTGAATTAGGTTCTGGTGTTG GTATTACTGGAATACTTTGCAGCAGATTCTGCCATAAAGTTGTGATGACAGATCATAATGAAGAAGTGCTTAAG ATCTTGAAGAAAAACATAGAGCTGCATTCATGTCCTGAGAATGTTAACTCTATTTCTCACG AATTAGTAGCAGAGAAACTGGAATGGGGGAACACTGGTCagataaatgaaatattacaaaaacatcCTGGAGGTTTTGATTTCGTACTTGGAGCTGATATAT GCTTTCAGCAGTCTAGCATACCTATGCTTTTTGACAGTGTTAAACAACTACTGCTGGCCAGAGAGGGAAGAAAGTGCACATTCATCCTAGCCTATGTGTCAAGAGCTAAGAC CATGGATTCGATGATTATCATTGAAGCTTCCAAGCTTCGAATGAAGATGAAAGAAGTAACTGGAACTCGATGCATTGTTGGGAATCTTGAAGGAGTCGTCTTTGAAGTTACTCTTGAATAA